Proteins encoded in a region of the Patescibacteria group bacterium genome:
- the rpsQ gene encoding 30S ribosomal protein S17 yields MPKRKLRGIIVSDKMQKTVIVEVERMKKHSKYKKMYKMSKRYKAHDEKENYKLDDRVIIEECRPISKDKRWRVIGKVKQSERQEPEEKQEKLTDEKQES; encoded by the coding sequence ATGCCTAAAAGAAAATTAAGAGGAATAATTGTTTCTGACAAAATGCAAAAAACAGTTATTGTTGAGGTTGAGCGTATGAAGAAACATTCCAAGTATAAAAAGATGTATAAAATGAGCAAAAGGTACAAGGCTCATGATGAAAAGGAAAACTATAAATTAGACGACAGGGTTATTATTGAGGAGTGCAGGCCAATCAGCAAAGACAAAAGATGGAGAGTAATAGGAAAAGTAAAACAGAGCGAGAGGCAAGAGCCAGAGGAAAAACAAGAAAAACTAACTGATGAAAAGCAAGAATCATGA
- the secY gene encoding preprotein translocase subunit SecY, whose translation MWYEKVIQMFKVKELRDKFLFVFGIFAVFRIMANIPIPGINPENLKAFFDQFQVLGLLNIFTGGALEKLSIVMLGLGPYITATIILQLLTMIFPQLEELYKESGEEGKKKFEQYGRILTVPLAAVQGFSMLVLFTRQGLIGEMDFATKLSAVLTIAAGSILLMWFGELISEKGIGNGVSLLIFAGIIAEFPRNIGEMISTYDSSMIGSYLIFFIMALLIIAGVTLVNEARRNISVSYAKRVRGRMVYGGSSTYLPLSINPAGVMPIIFALSILTFPSLITNFLSGSAGFWGRVSQLVEAFFNNLWAYGITYFVLVFVFTYFYTLITFEPKSIASNLKKMGGFVPGIRPGESTAKFLEFVLNRILPVGAFFLGLIALMPTIMQVITNIAVFSFLVGGTSIMIIVSVVLETMREVDSQLEMREYDSF comes from the coding sequence ATGTGGTACGAGAAAGTTATTCAAATGTTTAAAGTCAAGGAGTTAAGGGATAAGTTCCTTTTTGTTTTTGGGATTTTTGCTGTTTTCAGAATAATGGCCAATATTCCTATTCCAGGGATTAATCCAGAGAACTTAAAAGCTTTTTTTGACCAATTTCAAGTTTTAGGACTTTTAAATATTTTTACAGGCGGTGCTTTAGAAAAACTTTCAATTGTAATGCTTGGTTTAGGTCCTTACATTACTGCCACAATTATTTTGCAGTTGTTGACAATGATTTTTCCCCAACTAGAAGAACTTTATAAAGAAAGCGGGGAAGAGGGGAAAAAGAAGTTTGAACAGTACGGAAGGATTTTAACGGTTCCTTTGGCAGCAGTTCAGGGTTTTTCAATGCTGGTTTTATTTACCAGGCAGGGATTAATTGGAGAAATGGATTTTGCTACTAAGCTTAGTGCTGTTTTAACAATTGCTGCAGGAAGCATTCTCTTAATGTGGTTTGGTGAACTAATTTCAGAAAAAGGTATTGGAAATGGAGTTTCGCTCTTAATTTTTGCTGGTATTATTGCTGAATTTCCCAGGAATATTGGTGAAATGATATCTACTTATGACTCTTCAATGATTGGCTCTTATTTAATATTTTTTATAATGGCGCTTTTGATTATTGCTGGAGTAACATTAGTAAATGAAGCAAGAAGAAACATTTCAGTTTCTTATGCAAAAAGAGTAAGGGGAAGAATGGTTTATGGCGGATCTTCAACTTATCTTCCTTTAAGTATTAACCCTGCTGGAGTAATGCCAATTATTTTTGCCTTGTCAATTTTAACCTTTCCATCATTAATTACTAATTTCTTAAGTGGCTCAGCTGGTTTTTGGGGCAGGGTTTCTCAGCTTGTTGAAGCTTTTTTCAATAACCTTTGGGCTTATGGAATTACTTATTTTGTTTTAGTTTTTGTTTTCACATACTTTTACACTCTTATCACTTTTGAACCTAAATCAATTGCTAGTAATTTGAAAAAAATGGGAGGGTTTGTTCCTGGAATTAGGCCAGGAGAATCAACTGCTAAGTTTTTAGAGTTTGTTCTAAACAGAATTCTGCCTGTTGGAGCTTTCTTTTTAGGTCTTATTGCATTGATGCCAACTATTATGCAGGTAATAACCAATATCGCTGTTTTCAGTTTTTTAGTTGGAGGGACTTCTATAATGATTATTGTTTCAGTTGTTTTAGAAACAATGAGAGAAGTTGATTCTCAGCTTGAAATGAGGGAATACGATAGTTTTTAA
- the rplN gene encoding 50S ribosomal protein L14 produces the protein MIQLRTMVKIADNSGGRVLQCIHVLGGSVRRYGRLGDIIVGTVKVADPRKEVKKHDVVRALIIRQRKEYKRSDGTHIRFDDNACVILEGKTKKPKGGRIFGPVAREIKEKGFQEVVGIAQQLV, from the coding sequence ATGATTCAACTAAGAACAATGGTAAAAATAGCTGACAATTCAGGAGGTAGGGTGCTTCAATGCATTCATGTTTTAGGTGGAAGCGTAAGGCGCTATGGCCGTTTGGGTGATATTATTGTTGGTACAGTAAAGGTTGCTGATCCCAGAAAAGAAGTAAAAAAACATGATGTAGTAAGGGCTTTGATTATTAGGCAAAGAAAAGAGTATAAAAGGTCTGATGGCACGCATATTCGTTTTGATGATAATGCTTGTGTGATTTTAGAGGGCAAGACAAAAAAACCAAAAGGCGGAAGAATTTTTGGCCCTGTGGCAAGAGAAATAAAAGAAAAAGGTTTTCAAGAAGTAGTGGGCATAGCTCAGCAATTGGTATAA
- a CDS encoding uL15 family ribosomal protein: MQIHQLKAKHKNKKGKRIGRGGKRGTHSGRGIKGQQTRAGRKKVPDIRQLIKKYPKLRGYKFKIRREKPEIVNIKTLQKYFKEKEIVSPKTLLDKKLISRIKGRLPKVKILGQGEIKNKLIIRDCIVSKSAKEKIEKTGGQIK; the protein is encoded by the coding sequence ATGCAAATTCATCAGTTAAAAGCAAAACATAAAAACAAAAAGGGAAAAAGGATAGGAAGGGGAGGAAAAAGAGGAACTCATTCTGGGAGGGGGATAAAAGGCCAGCAAACAAGAGCTGGTCGTAAAAAGGTTCCTGATATCAGGCAGTTGATTAAAAAATACCCTAAATTAAGAGGGTATAAGTTTAAAATAAGAAGGGAAAAGCCAGAAATTGTAAATATTAAAACTTTACAAAAATATTTTAAGGAAAAAGAAATTGTTTCTCCAAAAACCTTGCTTGATAAAAAGCTAATTAGTAGAATAAAAGGCAGATTGCCAAAGGTTAAAATTTTAGGGCAGGGAGAAATAAAAAACAAGTTAATTATTAGAGATTGTATAGTTTCAAAATCAGCAAAAGAAAAGATTGAGAAAACAGGAGGCCAAATAAAATAA
- the rplE gene encoding 50S ribosomal protein L5, whose translation MIGLKEKYNKEVIPKMMEKFGYKSRMAVPKIEKVVINTGFGKAIIPKGSDERRKMLEAITKDLSSITGQKPVLTKARKSVSGFKIRRGMEIGAMVTLRKKMMFDFLERLIHITLPRSRDFSGIDPKTVDKNGNLTLAIKEQISFSEIMPEHAKFLFGLEITVVTTTKDKEESLELLRLIGFPIKK comes from the coding sequence ATGATTGGCTTAAAAGAAAAGTATAACAAGGAAGTAATTCCTAAAATGATGGAAAAGTTTGGCTATAAGAGCAGGATGGCAGTTCCCAAAATTGAAAAAGTAGTTATCAATACTGGTTTTGGCAAAGCTATTATTCCAAAAGGTTCTGATGAAAGAAGAAAAATGCTGGAGGCAATTACAAAAGATTTGTCTTCAATTACTGGTCAAAAGCCAGTGCTGACAAAAGCAAGAAAATCAGTTTCAGGTTTTAAAATTAGAAGAGGCATGGAAATAGGGGCAATGGTAACTTTAAGGAAAAAAATGATGTTTGATTTTTTAGAGAGATTGATTCACATAACTCTTCCTCGTTCCAGAGACTTTTCAGGGATTGATCCTAAAACAGTTGATAAAAATGGTAATTTAACTTTAGCAATCAAAGAACAAATCTCTTTTTCTGAGATTATGCCAGAACACGCCAAGTTTTTGTTTGGGTTAGAGATTACTGTGGTAACAACAACCAAGGATAAAGAAGAAAGTTTAGAATTATTAAGATTGATAGGATTTCCAATAAAAAAGTAA
- the map gene encoding type I methionyl aminopeptidase translates to MISIKTDSEIKIMRENGKILASIINQLKDKVEPGITTLELNRLAQSLVLKYEGIPSFKDYEGFPATLCTSINEQIVHGVPSDRILKEGDILSLDLGFFKNGFHSDMAITVPVGEIDSETNRLVKATKKALKRGIKKSKVGNTFGDVSNTIGRFIEDSGFVVVKDLCGHGIGKNLHEEPQILNHGKRHKGEKIAVGMVFCLEPMLAMKGEGEIKKSEDGFGFETNNNHLSAHFEHTIAITEKGPEVLTFFE, encoded by the coding sequence ATGATTTCGATAAAGACTGATTCAGAGATTAAAATAATGAGAGAAAATGGTAAGATTCTGGCCTCTATAATTAATCAATTAAAAGATAAAGTAGAGCCGGGTATTACCACTTTAGAACTAAATAGGCTTGCTCAAAGCCTTGTTTTAAAATATGAAGGAATTCCTTCGTTCAAAGATTATGAGGGATTTCCAGCAACACTGTGCACTTCAATTAATGAACAGATTGTTCATGGTGTTCCATCTGACAGGATTTTAAAAGAAGGTGATATTTTATCTTTAGATCTGGGATTTTTTAAAAATGGATTTCATAGCGATATGGCAATTACTGTTCCTGTTGGAGAAATTGATTCTGAAACAAATAGATTAGTTAAAGCAACTAAGAAAGCCTTAAAGCGCGGGATTAAAAAATCTAAAGTTGGAAATACATTTGGTGACGTTTCAAATACAATTGGCAGGTTTATTGAAGATTCTGGTTTTGTAGTAGTAAAAGATTTATGTGGTCATGGTATTGGGAAAAATTTGCACGAAGAACCTCAGATTTTAAATCATGGAAAAAGACATAAAGGTGAAAAGATTGCAGTTGGCATGGTGTTTTGCTTGGAGCCAATGCTGGCAATGAAGGGGGAGGGAGAAATTAAAAAATCTGAAGATGGTTTCGGTTTTGAGACAAATAATAATCATTTGTCTGCTCACTTTGAACACACAATAGCAATCACTGAGAAGGGTCCAGAGGTATTGACTTTTTTTGAGTAA
- a CDS encoding type Z 30S ribosomal protein S14, with translation MPKKSQIARAKKKPKFKTRIVRRCFRCGRKRAYMRKFGLCRICFREMANKGLIPGIRKSSW, from the coding sequence ATGCCAAAAAAATCACAAATTGCCAGAGCAAAAAAGAAACCAAAGTTTAAAACACGAATAGTTCGAAGGTGTTTTCGGTGTGGAAGAAAAAGAGCTTACATGAGAAAGTTCGGGCTTTGCAGAATTTGTTTTAGAGAAATGGCAAACAAAGGTCTAATTCCGGGAATAAGAAAAAGTAGCTGGTAA
- a CDS encoding nucleoside monophosphate kinase → MDKKSKIIIVLGLPGAGKGTQAELLSEKFGFYHLESSKVIQDKLADMKNSDIEVVDGKEYSFLEEKNKIDAGILMSPPLITFWMKKKIKKLTEEEKGIIMSGSPRTLYEGESLVPFLKDLSGVTNIKVVFINISEEKSLHRNSHRKTCELARHTIIYNEETDKLTKCPFDGSKFLIRKDDDPEVIKVRFKQYKDRTMPLIELFKKQGLSIIEIDGSPSPSVVFESILKAVE, encoded by the coding sequence ATGGATAAAAAATCAAAAATCATTATTGTTTTAGGTCTTCCTGGCGCAGGAAAGGGAACTCAGGCCGAGCTTTTATCAGAAAAGTTTGGTTTTTATCATCTTGAAAGCAGCAAAGTTATTCAGGACAAGCTTGCTGATATGAAAAATAGTGATATTGAAGTTGTTGATGGAAAAGAGTATTCATTTTTAGAAGAAAAAAACAAAATTGATGCTGGAATATTAATGAGTCCTCCTTTAATTACTTTCTGGATGAAAAAAAAGATAAAGAAGTTAACAGAAGAAGAAAAAGGAATAATTATGAGCGGTTCTCCTAGAACTCTATATGAAGGAGAATCATTAGTTCCCTTTTTAAAAGATTTATCTGGCGTTACAAACATTAAAGTAGTTTTCATAAATATTAGTGAAGAGAAATCGCTTCACAGAAACTCTCACAGAAAGACTTGTGAACTTGCTCGCCATACCATAATTTATAATGAAGAAACTGATAAGCTTACAAAATGTCCTTTTGATGGTTCAAAGTTTTTAATAAGAAAAGATGATGATCCAGAAGTAATTAAAGTAAGATTTAAACAGTATAAGGATAGAACCATGCCTTTAATTGAGCTTTTCAAAAAACAAGGTTTAAGCATTATTGAGATAGATGGGTCTCCTTCACCAAGTGTTGTGTTTGAAAGTATTTTAAAAGCAGTAGAATGA
- a CDS encoding 30S ribosomal protein S5, with amino-acid sequence MRGRRMTKDFKRKDEFDSKLLDLARVSHTRAGGKKIRFRVVMVIGDKKGKVSIASASGLDVAQAIEKATRLAKKRIIEVPIVNETIPYEVSAKFSSARVLLKPQRKGRGLVAGGTVRIICSLAGIKNISSKVLGSTRNKLNNGMATIKALKKLKLSKRVKKEKTVKE; translated from the coding sequence ATGAGAGGAAGAAGAATGACAAAAGATTTTAAAAGGAAAGATGAGTTTGACTCAAAGCTTTTGGACTTGGCAAGAGTATCTCATACAAGGGCAGGAGGAAAAAAGATAAGATTTAGAGTTGTTATGGTTATTGGTGATAAAAAAGGAAAAGTTTCCATAGCTTCAGCTTCTGGGCTTGATGTTGCGCAAGCAATAGAAAAAGCAACAAGATTAGCAAAGAAAAGAATTATAGAAGTGCCAATTGTAAATGAAACAATTCCTTATGAGGTTTCTGCAAAATTCAGCTCAGCAAGAGTTTTGTTAAAGCCTCAAAGAAAAGGAAGGGGTTTGGTAGCAGGGGGAACAGTAAGAATTATTTGTTCTTTAGCTGGGATTAAAAATATTTCTTCCAAGGTTTTAGGGTCAACTAGAAACAAGCTTAATAATGGAATGGCAACAATAAAAGCATTGAAAAAGTTAAAGCTATCAAAAAGAGTAAAAAAAGAAAAAACTGTTAAAGAATAA
- the rplF gene encoding 50S ribosomal protein L6, translated as MSKIGKKPIEIPENVEVKIKEQKALIKGPKGELSFEVRPEIKIQLKDKKLLVLVKRQTKNSKAFWGLTRAILANMVNGVVSGYEKKLEIHGLGYKAKMEEEELVLSAGFTHLVKIKSPEGIKITVEKNIITVSGIDKDLVGLIAAKIKKVRPAEPYKGKGLRYYGETIRRKAGKKVATAGPG; from the coding sequence ATGAGTAAAATAGGAAAAAAACCAATTGAAATACCGGAAAATGTAGAAGTTAAAATTAAAGAGCAGAAAGCTTTGATAAAGGGTCCAAAAGGTGAGCTTTCTTTTGAAGTTAGGCCTGAAATTAAAATTCAATTAAAAGATAAAAAATTACTTGTTTTAGTTAAAAGGCAAACAAAAAACAGCAAGGCTTTTTGGGGTTTAACCAGAGCTATTTTAGCAAACATGGTTAATGGAGTTGTGTCTGGTTATGAAAAGAAACTGGAAATTCATGGTTTAGGCTATAAGGCTAAGATGGAGGAAGAAGAGCTGGTTTTGTCTGCTGGCTTCACTCATCTTGTTAAAATAAAGTCTCCAGAAGGGATTAAAATTACAGTTGAGAAAAACATAATCACAGTTTCTGGTATTGATAAAGATCTTGTTGGTTTGATTGCTGCAAAAATTAAAAAAGTCAGGCCTGCTGAACCTTATAAAGGAAAGGGTTTAAGGTATTATGGAGAAACAATTAGAAGAAAAGCAGGCAAAAAGGTTGCGACTGCTGGTCCAGGTTAA
- the rplX gene encoding 50S ribosomal protein L24, with protein MKIKKGDKVLVVSGKDKGKKGKILKAFPIERKVLIESVNLKKRHQKPKKTGSKGQIIQKPAPIDISNVKIICSKCNKPARVGYKVINNKKYRICKKCNKQI; from the coding sequence ATGAAGATAAAAAAAGGCGATAAAGTACTGGTTGTTTCAGGAAAAGATAAAGGTAAGAAAGGCAAGATTTTAAAAGCTTTCCCAATCGAAAGAAAAGTTTTGATTGAATCAGTGAATTTGAAAAAAAGACATCAAAAACCGAAAAAAACAGGAAGTAAAGGCCAGATTATTCAAAAACCAGCGCCTATTGATATTTCTAATGTGAAAATAATTTGTTCAAAATGCAATAAGCCAGCAAGGGTTGGCTATAAGGTTATAAATAATAAAAAATATAGGATTTGCAAAAAATGCAATAAACAAATATGA
- a CDS encoding glycosyltransferase family 2 protein — MSQVYLSVVIPAYNEAKKLPDTLPNMYEYLKKQSYDWEILIVNDGSKDDTAQVVKDLSSQIENLRLIDNKENNGKGYVVKQGMLSARGKYRLFTDADNSTSLDQVEKMWPEFEKGNEVVIGSRDIKGSKLAVPQPFWRIMIGNVFNLMAQILTGLWGIPDTQCGFKGFTEQSAKDIFLKTRIARFAFDPEILVIAKKMGYKIKEIPVYWVNDKRSSVKFKSMVKMAIDLFKIRLNMIQGFYER, encoded by the coding sequence ATGTCTCAAGTATATCTTTCAGTTGTTATCCCTGCTTATAACGAGGCAAAGAAACTTCCTGATACTTTGCCTAACATGTATGAATATTTGAAAAAACAATCATATGATTGGGAGATTTTAATTGTGAATGATGGTTCAAAAGATGATACTGCCCAAGTTGTAAAAGATTTAAGTTCTCAAATCGAGAATTTAAGATTAATTGATAATAAAGAAAATAATGGTAAAGGTTACGTTGTTAAGCAAGGCATGTTATCAGCCAGAGGAAAATACAGACTTTTTACTGATGCCGATAATTCAACCTCACTTGATCAAGTTGAGAAAATGTGGCCAGAATTTGAAAAAGGAAACGAGGTAGTAATAGGTTCTCGCGATATTAAGGGTTCTAAGTTAGCCGTACCTCAGCCTTTCTGGAGAATAATGATAGGGAATGTTTTTAATTTGATGGCCCAAATTTTAACTGGGCTCTGGGGTATTCCAGATACTCAATGCGGTTTTAAAGGGTTTACTGAGCAATCAGCAAAAGATATTTTTTTAAAAACCAGGATTGCAAGATTTGCTTTTGATCCTGAAATATTAGTGATTGCTAAAAAGATGGGATACAAAATAAAAGAGATTCCGGTTTACTGGGTTAATGACAAAAGAAGCTCAGTAAAGTTTAAAAGCATGGTTAAAATGGCAATTGATTTATTTAAGATAAGATTAAACATGATTCAAGGTTTTTATGAAAGGTAA
- the rplR gene encoding 50S ribosomal protein L18 — protein sequence MNVKKKRKKRLKRHKKVRAKISGTDKIPRLCVFRSNKYIYAQLIDDKNNKILASARDSQAKGKKTEAKKEKDKKLSKKLSIAFETGKLIAKKAKDLKVEKVVFDRGGYKYHGRVKALADGARDGGLKF from the coding sequence ATGAATGTTAAAAAGAAAAGAAAAAAAAGATTAAAAAGGCATAAAAAAGTAAGAGCCAAAATTTCAGGGACAGATAAAATTCCAAGACTTTGTGTTTTTCGTTCAAACAAATATATTTATGCCCAGTTAATTGATGATAAGAATAATAAAATATTAGCTTCAGCCCGTGATTCACAAGCAAAGGGAAAGAAAACAGAGGCTAAAAAAGAAAAGGACAAGAAATTATCAAAAAAACTAAGTATTGCATTTGAGACTGGTAAATTAATTGCCAAAAAAGCAAAAGATTTAAAGGTTGAAAAAGTGGTTTTTGATAGAGGAGGATATAAATATCATGGAAGAGTTAAAGCTTTAGCTGACGGCGCTAGAGATGGCGGTTTAAAATTTTAA
- the rpsH gene encoding 30S ribosomal protein S8, protein MVNMDPIADMLTSIRNAQAVLKETVSFPYSEMKFEIAKILKQENFVGEIEKKGRKPKKLITIKLKYDNNEPVISGLKRISKPGQRIYTAAGKIRRVKSGYGILIISTSKGLMADKEARKKNLGGEILCEIW, encoded by the coding sequence CTGGTAAATATGGATCCAATAGCAGACATGTTAACATCAATAAGAAATGCTCAAGCTGTTTTAAAAGAAACAGTGAGTTTTCCTTATTCTGAAATGAAGTTTGAAATTGCCAAAATTTTAAAGCAGGAAAATTTTGTTGGAGAAATAGAGAAAAAAGGGAGAAAGCCTAAAAAGCTTATTACAATAAAACTAAAATACGACAATAATGAGCCAGTCATATCAGGATTAAAAAGAATTTCAAAACCAGGTCAAAGAATTTATACTGCAGCTGGAAAAATTAGAAGAGTAAAATCAGGCTATGGAATATTAATTATTTCAACTTCTAAAGGTTTAATGGCAGATAAAGAAGCCAGAAAAAAGAATTTAGGAGGTGAGATATTGTGCGAAATTTGGTAA